One Maribacter cobaltidurans genomic window carries:
- a CDS encoding helix-turn-helix domain-containing protein, which translates to MVKKRRDNTTVQAAETRLDHILLTELLGNPMEKYEDKDYSFTSYDLREEFGTGQILQASMDDVMITLNSFELKEDVLFKRRIAEDFIQLSFLMEGEKVVSLKGKEFFLESGDSYLVNVRPLDSEFKILGNIPYKEIRIRFSSSFLSNHGFTKDYRFKELVDDNLVLPITDKVMLVLDALVNYNFNEGAARIYLMAKVLELLALQISNYKSGVFTRVSSKGHQNLKKLSHVKKMIGDNLHLNLSLSVLSKEIGMNKTNLNREFLRVFGMTIHQYSLERKMKQAKYLLLNTDIPIYQIAEEVGYKNATHFSAAFKREIGKTPKKFRVNG; encoded by the coding sequence ATGGTAAAAAAAAGACGCGATAATACAACGGTTCAAGCAGCGGAGACAAGGCTTGACCATATACTCTTGACTGAATTACTGGGCAATCCGATGGAGAAGTATGAGGACAAGGATTATTCCTTTACATCCTATGACCTTAGGGAAGAATTTGGTACAGGGCAGATTTTACAGGCTTCAATGGATGACGTTATGATTACCCTGAACTCTTTTGAACTGAAAGAAGATGTCCTCTTTAAAAGAAGGATTGCCGAGGACTTTATTCAGCTATCCTTTTTAATGGAAGGTGAAAAGGTGGTTAGCTTAAAAGGGAAGGAGTTTTTTTTGGAAAGCGGTGATTCCTATCTGGTTAATGTAAGACCGTTAGACAGTGAATTTAAAATTTTGGGTAATATCCCTTATAAGGAAATAAGAATTAGGTTTTCAAGTTCATTTCTGTCCAATCACGGATTTACAAAGGATTACAGGTTCAAGGAACTCGTGGATGACAATCTAGTTTTGCCCATTACTGATAAAGTTATGTTGGTTCTGGATGCTTTGGTCAACTATAATTTTAATGAGGGCGCAGCCCGTATTTATTTAATGGCAAAAGTGTTGGAGCTATTGGCGCTTCAAATATCCAACTACAAGTCGGGCGTTTTTACCCGTGTTTCTTCGAAAGGACACCAGAACCTCAAAAAATTATCCCACGTGAAGAAAATGATTGGTGATAATTTACATTTGAATTTATCCCTTTCCGTACTTTCCAAGGAAATTGGGATGAATAAAACGAATTTGAATCGGGAATTCTTGCGTGTTTTTGGCATGACCATCCATCAATATAGTTTGGAGCGCAAAATGAAACAGGCCAAGTACCTACTTCTAAATACGGACATTCCAATCTATCAAATTGCAGAGGAAGTTGGTTACAAAAACGCAACACACTTTTCAGCTGCATTCAAAAGGGAAATAGGAAAGACCCCAAAAAAATTCAGGGTTAATGGCTAG
- the typA gene encoding translational GTPase TypA codes for MSNTKNIAIIAHVDHGKTTLVDKIMYHCSLFRENENAGDLILDNNDLERERGITITSKNVSVVYKDTKINIIDTPGHADFGGEVERVLNMADGVLLLVDAFEGPMPQTRFVLQKAIDLGLKPCVVINKVDKENCTPEEVHEKVFDLMFELGAEEWQLDFPTVYGSAKNNWMSEDWQNQTENIEPLLDMVIEHIPTFEPKEGNTQMLITSLDFSSFTGRIAIGRLQRGTLKEGQSVSLVKRNGNIVKSRIKELFTFEGLGRKKVTSVEAGDICALVGVEGFEIGDTVADFENPEGLKTIAIDEPTMSMLFTINDSPFFGKDGKFVTSRHIKERLERELEKNLALRVNETDSADKFLVFGRGVLHLSVLIETMRREGYELQIGQPQVIIKEIDGVKCEPIEYLTIDLPEEVSGKAVEMVSIRKGEMTSMEAKGDRMVCEFQIPSRGIIGLRNQLLTATAGEAIMAHRFLEYQPMKGDIPQRQNGSLVSMETGKAIPYSIDKLQDRGKFFVDPGEDIYEGQVIGENSRGDDMTVNITKTKKLSNVRSSGADEKAKIVPAIKFSLEEALEYIQKDEYVEVTPKHLRLRKIFLTENDRKRNKIA; via the coding sequence ATGTCCAACACAAAAAATATTGCGATCATCGCACACGTTGACCACGGTAAAACAACCTTGGTGGATAAAATAATGTATCATTGTAGCCTTTTTCGTGAAAACGAGAATGCGGGCGATCTTATTCTTGATAATAACGATTTGGAACGCGAGCGTGGTATCACGATTACTTCCAAAAACGTTTCTGTTGTTTACAAGGACACGAAAATCAATATTATCGATACTCCTGGTCACGCGGATTTTGGTGGTGAAGTAGAACGGGTATTGAACATGGCAGATGGTGTATTGTTGTTGGTGGATGCTTTCGAGGGTCCCATGCCACAGACCCGTTTCGTATTGCAAAAAGCAATCGACCTTGGTTTAAAGCCATGTGTGGTCATAAATAAGGTAGATAAGGAAAACTGTACCCCAGAAGAGGTACATGAAAAGGTTTTTGATTTGATGTTCGAACTGGGTGCAGAAGAATGGCAGCTAGACTTTCCAACGGTTTATGGTTCTGCCAAGAACAACTGGATGAGTGAGGATTGGCAAAATCAGACAGAGAATATTGAGCCATTGTTGGATATGGTAATAGAGCATATACCTACTTTTGAACCCAAGGAAGGCAACACTCAAATGTTGATTACTTCATTGGATTTTTCCTCGTTTACGGGAAGAATCGCTATTGGACGGTTACAGCGTGGTACCTTAAAAGAAGGTCAGTCGGTCTCTTTGGTCAAAAGAAATGGTAATATAGTAAAGTCTAGAATAAAGGAGCTTTTCACCTTTGAAGGTTTGGGCCGTAAAAAGGTTACTTCCGTTGAGGCGGGCGATATCTGCGCCTTGGTAGGAGTGGAAGGTTTTGAAATAGGGGATACCGTGGCCGATTTTGAAAATCCTGAAGGATTGAAAACCATTGCTATCGATGAACCCACCATGAGCATGTTGTTTACCATTAACGATAGCCCATTTTTTGGTAAGGACGGAAAGTTCGTTACTTCAAGGCATATCAAGGAGCGTTTGGAGCGAGAACTTGAAAAGAACTTGGCACTACGTGTTAATGAAACCGACAGTGCAGATAAGTTTCTTGTATTTGGTCGTGGTGTACTTCACTTATCGGTTTTGATCGAAACGATGAGAAGGGAAGGTTATGAACTTCAAATTGGACAGCCACAGGTAATCATTAAGGAAATAGATGGGGTAAAGTGTGAACCTATAGAGTATTTGACCATTGATTTGCCAGAGGAAGTATCAGGTAAGGCCGTCGAAATGGTTTCAATCCGTAAGGGAGAAATGACCAGTATGGAGGCCAAAGGAGACAGAATGGTTTGTGAGTTTCAGATTCCTTCCAGGGGGATTATCGGTCTACGAAATCAATTGTTGACCGCAACAGCTGGAGAGGCCATCATGGCACACCGATTTTTGGAATATCAACCTATGAAAGGGGATATTCCCCAGCGTCAGAATGGTTCTTTGGTTTCTATGGAAACCGGTAAGGCTATTCCTTATTCCATTGACAAATTACAAGATCGCGGAAAGTTCTTTGTGGATCCGGGAGAGGATATTTATGAAGGGCAGGTTATTGGTGAAAACTCCAGGGGAGACGATATGACCGTAAATATAACCAAGACCAAAAAATTATCCAATGTTAGGTCTTCAGGAGCGGATGAAAAGGCCAAAATAGTTCCGGCCATTAAATTCTCCCTAGAGGAGGCGTTGGAGTATATACAAAAAGATGAGTATGTTGAGGTAACACCGAAACACTTAAGGTTACGTAAAATTTTCCTCACGGAAAACGACCGTAAGCGTAATAAAATAGCTTAG
- the ppgK gene encoding polyphosphate--glucose phosphotransferase, with the protein MTLLGIDVGGSGIKGALVDAETGEMLTERFRIPTPNPRTPEAMTDVIAEIVKHFDYKGKVGCGFPTIIKKGVCKSPGNLDPSWLGVNVEELLEKKTGLDFTVINDADAAGYATMNYGVGKGKKGFVVMITIGTGLGSGAFLDGKLIPNFELGQIPYKKYKKIELWAAGSAKDREGLSYKKWGKRFNTFLEYVELIISPDLIILGGGASKDFDEFKKKIKIETPVIPAELQNQAGIIGAAAASLHKAPKV; encoded by the coding sequence ATGACTTTACTTGGAATTGATGTAGGTGGCTCTGGTATTAAAGGTGCATTGGTAGATGCGGAGACCGGTGAAATGTTGACCGAGAGGTTCCGTATCCCCACTCCAAACCCCAGAACACCCGAAGCCATGACCGATGTGATTGCTGAAATTGTCAAGCACTTTGACTATAAGGGCAAGGTAGGTTGCGGTTTCCCCACCATAATCAAAAAAGGAGTTTGTAAATCCCCAGGTAATCTGGACCCCAGTTGGTTGGGCGTCAATGTAGAAGAGCTTTTGGAGAAAAAAACAGGTTTGGACTTTACCGTAATAAACGACGCAGACGCCGCAGGATATGCGACCATGAACTATGGTGTGGGCAAAGGAAAAAAAGGATTTGTTGTTATGATTACCATTGGTACGGGATTGGGAAGTGGAGCCTTTCTTGATGGCAAACTGATTCCCAATTTTGAACTTGGACAAATACCTTATAAGAAATATAAAAAAATTGAGCTGTGGGCTGCAGGAAGCGCCAAAGACAGGGAAGGACTTTCCTATAAAAAATGGGGAAAGCGATTTAACACCTTCCTGGAATATGTTGAGCTAATTATCTCTCCGGATTTAATTATACTGGGAGGCGGGGCTTCCAAGGATTTTGATGAATTCAAGAAAAAAATTAAAATAGAAACTCCGGTTATACCCGCAGAATTACAAAATCAGGCAGGTATTATTGGTGCTGCGGCCGCAAGTTTACACAAAGCACCTAAAGTATGA
- a CDS encoding carboxypeptidase-like regulatory domain-containing protein: protein MIKGSNKGTMSNIHGYFTIENLRPGNYTLRLSSLGFSKKKCPYS from the coding sequence ATGATCAAGGGTTCGAACAAGGGAACAATGTCCAACATCCACGGATACTTTACCATAGAAAATTTACGCCCCGGAAACTATACTCTTAGGCTTTCTTCCCTGGGCTTTTCAAAAAAGAAGTGCCCGTACTCATAA
- a CDS encoding SDR family NAD(P)-dependent oxidoreductase: MQLKEKKVLITGGTRGIGRCMLQELIDGGASHIAIIARDKKSLKEISESYPEVKFIRISGDVGNIDVLREAAARIEDKWGSLDILINNAGIVSAGPLEELPDEEIYDQVAVNYTAILLLTKYCIPLLKNAEEAAILNISSGLGLIGMPFYGVYASTKAAIRQFSDSMRRELAPFNISVTCSYPTATDTDMMQKFEGREMDSPEFVAKRSIEGLLKKELHVVFGGEEREKDSELNFMDPKKFDDKIANGYEQLKESSTGHKAM; this comes from the coding sequence ATGCAACTAAAAGAAAAGAAAGTACTCATTACAGGGGGTACTAGGGGTATAGGTAGATGTATGCTACAAGAACTGATCGATGGTGGAGCATCTCATATCGCAATTATTGCAAGGGACAAGAAAAGTCTAAAGGAAATCTCGGAGTCCTATCCGGAGGTCAAGTTCATTCGGATTTCAGGGGACGTTGGCAATATTGATGTACTTAGGGAGGCAGCAGCGCGCATAGAGGATAAATGGGGAAGTTTGGATATATTGATAAACAATGCGGGAATTGTCTCGGCCGGGCCTTTGGAAGAGTTGCCGGACGAAGAAATTTATGACCAAGTGGCGGTTAACTATACGGCTATTTTATTATTGACAAAATACTGTATTCCTCTTTTGAAAAACGCCGAAGAAGCAGCTATACTTAATATTTCATCTGGGCTTGGTTTGATAGGAATGCCATTTTATGGAGTTTACGCAAGTACCAAGGCCGCCATAAGACAGTTTTCGGATTCTATGAGAAGGGAATTGGCACCTTTTAATATATCGGTAACCTGTTCCTATCCAACTGCCACGGATACGGATATGATGCAAAAGTTTGAAGGAAGGGAAATGGATTCCCCAGAGTTTGTGGCCAAGCGATCCATTGAAGGATTATTGAAAAAAGAACTGCACGTAGTTTTTGGGGGCGAGGAAAGAGAAAAGGATAGTGAATTGAATTTTATGGATCCCAAAAAGTTCGACGACAAAATTGCCAATGGTTACGAACAGTTAAAAGAATCCAGTACTGGCCATAAAGCGATGTAG
- a CDS encoding MGH1-like glycoside hydrolase domain-containing protein, producing MSQKNAEEQRLAVSDNYKYWKRWGPYLAERQWGTVREDYSANGQAWSFVDHDKARSNAYRWGEEGIGGFCDSREILCLAPAFWNGKDPILKERLFGLTNGEGNHGEDVKELYYHQVSTPTHSYNKYLYKYPQKKFPYSDLVKKNKSRNREEPEYEILDTKAFRNNTYFDCFIEYAKADVGDILMKITVVNRASKKASIHVLPHLWFRNFWKHNKRFERPTMKAISDNCVMSRSVRNGRYYLYHENGKQLFCENETNNKRIYNVENEVPYVKDGINNHVVDGLDTVNPEKKGSKFAVWHKITLRAGEEKSIRVRLSKKKLEDPWSGFNSTFNARKQECSEFYNDILSKKDLPKAHKDIVERAFSGLLWTKQFYYYDVHKWLFGGPGELKPYRENPRNFSWQHLTNRHVISMPDKWEYPWYAAWDLAFHMASFVEIDPYFAKEQLVLMLRESYMHPNGQIPAYEWNFSDVNPPVHSWAVWNVYDKDKQKTGKGDIPFLEKAFQKLLINFTWWVNQKDKSGTDLFEGGFLGLDNIGVFDRNHMPPGITRMQQADATSWMAMFTLNMLRMSLELSKNNKSYEDLVAKFFRHFLNIAWAMHHIGKKDISLWDDEDNFYYDVVEMDSGMTNRLKVRSLVGIIPLFAVEIIHKDLFDELKEFGRRAADIVRTRPDLASLISNIEETNEDGNYLFSIMRGFRLERLLRRMLDEDEFLSDYGIRSLSKYHEEHPFVFKHHGHHQIQYEPGESRSNMFGGNSNWRGPIWLPLNYMIIQSLRKYYLFYGDSYQYEFPFGSGRKLNLKQIANELSKRLLKLFERNEQGKFQYHSDDESMVYANDEHFRDEHLFYEFFHGDNGKGLGTSHQTGWTALIANLIMEMD from the coding sequence ATGTCTCAAAAAAATGCAGAGGAACAACGCTTAGCCGTTAGTGATAATTACAAGTATTGGAAAAGATGGGGTCCTTATTTGGCAGAACGTCAATGGGGAACCGTTCGCGAAGATTATAGTGCAAATGGACAGGCATGGAGTTTTGTAGATCATGACAAAGCTAGGAGCAACGCGTATAGATGGGGTGAGGAAGGAATTGGTGGTTTCTGTGATTCCAGGGAAATTCTTTGTTTGGCACCGGCTTTCTGGAACGGTAAGGATCCGATATTAAAGGAACGTTTGTTTGGCTTGACCAATGGAGAAGGTAACCATGGGGAGGATGTAAAGGAACTCTATTATCATCAGGTTTCCACACCAACCCATTCCTATAACAAATACTTATATAAATATCCTCAAAAAAAGTTTCCATATTCAGACCTTGTAAAGAAAAATAAATCCAGAAACAGGGAAGAGCCCGAGTATGAAATTTTAGACACTAAAGCTTTTAGAAACAATACCTACTTTGATTGTTTTATTGAATATGCCAAGGCTGACGTAGGGGATATTCTCATGAAAATAACCGTAGTCAATAGGGCCTCTAAAAAGGCATCTATCCATGTTTTGCCGCATTTATGGTTCCGTAACTTCTGGAAACACAATAAACGTTTTGAAAGGCCTACTATGAAGGCAATTTCTGATAATTGTGTAATGTCAAGAAGTGTTAGAAATGGCCGCTATTATCTATACCATGAAAATGGGAAGCAACTTTTTTGCGAAAACGAAACCAATAACAAACGTATCTATAACGTAGAAAATGAAGTGCCTTATGTAAAGGATGGTATCAATAATCATGTGGTCGATGGTCTGGATACGGTAAACCCGGAAAAAAAGGGGTCTAAATTTGCCGTTTGGCATAAAATTACCCTTAGGGCCGGTGAGGAAAAATCAATTAGGGTTCGTCTGAGCAAAAAAAAGCTTGAGGACCCATGGTCTGGGTTTAATTCCACTTTTAATGCCCGTAAACAGGAGTGCTCGGAATTCTATAATGATATTTTATCGAAAAAGGACTTGCCAAAAGCCCATAAGGATATAGTAGAAAGAGCATTTTCCGGTCTGCTCTGGACTAAGCAATTTTATTACTATGACGTACATAAATGGCTATTTGGTGGTCCAGGGGAACTTAAACCTTATCGTGAAAATCCCAGAAATTTCAGCTGGCAACATTTGACCAACCGCCATGTTATTTCCATGCCCGACAAGTGGGAATATCCTTGGTATGCTGCGTGGGACCTTGCCTTTCATATGGCTTCCTTTGTAGAAATAGACCCTTACTTTGCCAAGGAACAACTCGTTTTGATGTTAAGGGAAAGCTACATGCATCCCAATGGACAGATACCCGCATATGAATGGAACTTTAGCGATGTAAATCCACCGGTACATTCTTGGGCAGTGTGGAACGTTTATGATAAGGATAAACAAAAAACGGGAAAGGGGGATATACCATTTTTGGAAAAGGCATTCCAGAAGTTGTTGATCAATTTCACTTGGTGGGTTAACCAAAAGGACAAAAGTGGTACCGATCTTTTTGAAGGAGGTTTTCTAGGGTTGGACAACATTGGTGTATTTGACCGAAACCATATGCCACCCGGTATCACCAGGATGCAACAGGCCGATGCTACCAGTTGGATGGCCATGTTCACCTTGAACATGCTCCGTATGAGTTTGGAGCTTTCAAAGAACAATAAATCCTATGAAGATCTGGTGGCCAAGTTTTTTAGACACTTTTTAAATATCGCCTGGGCCATGCACCATATTGGCAAAAAGGACATTTCCTTGTGGGATGATGAGGATAACTTTTATTACGATGTGGTGGAAATGGATAGTGGTATGACCAACCGACTTAAAGTTCGATCCTTGGTGGGTATTATTCCATTGTTCGCGGTAGAAATTATCCACAAAGATTTATTTGATGAGCTCAAAGAATTTGGACGGAGGGCTGCCGATATCGTAAGGACCAGACCGGACTTGGCTTCACTCATCTCCAATATAGAAGAGACCAACGAAGATGGTAATTATCTTTTTTCCATCATGAGAGGTTTTAGGTTGGAACGTTTGTTAAGACGTATGTTGGATGAGGACGAATTTCTTTCGGATTATGGTATACGGTCGCTATCAAAATACCATGAGGAGCATCCCTTTGTCTTTAAGCATCATGGACATCATCAGATTCAGTATGAGCCAGGTGAAAGCCGTTCCAATATGTTTGGTGGTAACTCCAATTGGCGTGGTCCCATTTGGTTGCCGCTTAATTATATGATCATTCAATCCCTGAGAAAGTACTATTTGTTTTATGGGGATTCCTATCAATATGAATTTCCTTTTGGTTCGGGTAGAAAACTTAATTTGAAGCAGATTGCCAATGAGTTGAGCAAACGTTTACTCAAGCTTTTTGAGCGTAATGAACAGGGTAAATTCCAATATCATTCAGATGATGAAAGTATGGTTTATGCCAATGACGAACACTTTAGGGACGAGCATTTATTCTATGAATTTTTTCATGGTGATAATGGAAAAGGTTTGGGTACTTCCCACCAAACGGGCTGGACCGCCTTGATTGCCAATTTGATAATGGAAATGGATTAG
- the kdsA gene encoding 3-deoxy-8-phosphooctulonate synthase, whose translation MDLTKIPQIKHTDSNNFFLLSGPCAIEGEDMAMHIAEHIVTLSEQLKIPYVFKGSFKKANRSRLDSFTGIGDEKALKILRKVSETFKIPTITDIHTEQDATMAAEYVDVLQIPAFLARQTDLVVTAAETGKTVNIKKGQFMSPESMKHAINKVTETGNEQAIITERGAMFGYQDMIVDFRGIPTMKQYAPVVLDVTHSLQQPNQSSGVTGGRPSLIGTMARAGIAAGVDGLFIETHFDCANAKSDGANMLDLKLMEKLLTDLTQLRQTINSLDQ comes from the coding sequence ATGGATTTGACCAAGATTCCCCAAATAAAACATACTGATAGTAATAACTTTTTTTTGCTTTCGGGTCCATGTGCCATTGAAGGCGAGGATATGGCGATGCATATAGCGGAGCATATCGTTACCCTTTCAGAGCAATTAAAAATACCCTATGTTTTCAAGGGAAGTTTTAAAAAAGCAAATCGAAGTCGCTTGGATTCCTTTACCGGAATTGGGGATGAAAAAGCATTGAAAATATTGCGTAAGGTATCGGAGACTTTTAAAATTCCAACTATAACTGATATTCATACAGAACAAGATGCTACCATGGCAGCAGAATATGTAGATGTGCTGCAAATACCCGCCTTTTTGGCCCGTCAGACCGATTTGGTCGTAACCGCAGCGGAAACCGGTAAGACGGTCAATATTAAAAAAGGGCAATTTATGAGTCCAGAAAGCATGAAGCATGCCATAAACAAAGTGACCGAAACAGGAAATGAACAGGCTATTATTACAGAACGCGGTGCCATGTTCGGCTATCAGGATATGATTGTTGATTTTAGGGGCATACCCACCATGAAGCAATATGCGCCCGTAGTATTGGATGTTACCCACTCTTTACAACAACCCAACCAATCCTCAGGAGTTACAGGCGGCAGACCTTCCTTGATTGGAACCATGGCTCGTGCAGGAATAGCCGCCGGTGTAGATGGGTTGTTCATTGAAACCCATTTTGATTGTGCCAATGCCAAAAGTGATGGGGCCAATATGCTGGACTTGAAATTAATGGAAAAGTTGCTGACGGATTTGACTCAACTGAGACAGACCATAAATTCTTTGGACCAATAA